The following proteins are co-located in the Vicugna pacos chromosome 3, VicPac4, whole genome shotgun sequence genome:
- the LPCAT1 gene encoding lysophosphatidylcholine acyltransferase 1 isoform X2, with product MTLTLFPVRLLFAACMMLLAWPLALVASLGSAEREPEQPLASWRKVVDVLLRAIMRTMWFAGGFHHVAVKGRQALPSEAAILTLAPHSSYFDAIPVTMTMSSIVMKAESRDIPIWGTLIKYIRPVFVSRSDQDSRRKTVEEIKRRAQSGGKWPQIMIFPEGTCTNRTCLITFKPGAFIPGVPVQPVVLRYPNRLDTITWTWQGPGALKILWLTLCQFHNQVEIEFLPVYSPSEEERKDPALYASNVRRVMAEALGVSVTDYTFEDCQLALAEGQLRLPEDTCLLEFARLVRGLGLKPEKLDRALDRHAERAGAKPGGRVTLPEFAAQLGVPVSEALEDLFSLFDEGGGGEIDLREYVVALSVVCRPSQTLDTVRLAFQMYGSRDGSIDQGALSCILRTALGVAELSVAELFHAIDQEETGKITFADFERFAETYPDFAEEYLYPDQTRFQSGAQTPPALTANGFCTDFSPENAGIGPEPLCKKLD from the exons ATGACACTGACGCTCTTCCCCGTCCGCCTGCTGTTTGCCGCCTGCATGATGCTGCTGGCCTGGCCCTTGGCGCTCGTGGCCTCGCTGGGATCCGCTGAGAGGGAACCGGAACAGCCCCTGGCCTCGTGGAGGAA GGTCGTGGACGTTCTGCTCAGGGCCATCATGCGCACCATGTGGTTCGCCGGCGGCTTCCACCACGTGGCTGTGAAGGGGCGGCAGGCACTGCCCTCCGAGGCCGCCATCCTCACCCTGGCACCACACTCCTCCTACTTCGATGCCATCCCCGTCACCATGACAATGTCCTCCATCGTGATGAAGGCGGAGAGCAGAGACATCCCGATATGGGGAA CTCTGATAAAGTACATTCGGCCCGTGTTCGTGTCCCGATCAGACCAGGATTCCCGCAGGAAGACGGTGGAAGAGATCAAGAGGCGGGCGCAGTCCGGTGGGAAGTGGCCGCAG ATAATGATTTTCCCAGAAGGCACCTGTACCAACAGGACCTGCCTGATCACCTTCAAACCTG GCGCGTTCATCCCGGGCGTCCCCGTGCAGCCCGTGGTTCTGCGGTACCCAAACAGACTG GACACCATCACGTGGACGTGGCAAGGACCTGGAGC gttGAAAATCCTGTGGCTCACGCTGTGTCAGTTTCACAATCAAGTGGAAATTGAG TTCCTGCCCGTGTACAGCCCCtcggaggaggagaggaaggacccCGCCCTGTACGCCAGCAACGTGCGGCGCGTGATGGCAGA GGCCCTGGGCGTGTCCGTAACTGACTACACGTTTGAAGACTGCCAGCTGGCCCTAgcggaaggccagctccgcctgCCCGAGGACACCTGCCTTCTAGAGTTTGCCAGGCTGGTGAGGGGCCTGGG GCTAAAACCAGAAAAACTTGACCGAGCTCTGGACAGACACGCGGAACGTGCTGGGGCGAAGCCGGGCGGGAGGGTGACGCTCCCCGAGTTCGCCGCGCAGCTGGGGGTCCCCGTGTCGGAGGCGCTGGAGGACCTGTTCTCCCTGTTTGACGAG GGCGGAGGCGGCGAGATAGACCTGCGGGAGTACGTGGTCGCCTTGTCCGTCGTGTGCCGGCCGTCCCAGACCCTGGACACCGTCCGGCTGGCATTCCAG ATGTACGGGTCCCGGGACGGCAGCATCGACCAGGGCGCCCTGTCGTGCATCCTCAGGACTGCCTTGGGGGTGGCCGAGCTGAGCGTGGCCGAGCTTTTCCATGCCATCGACCAAGAGGAGACGGGGAAGATCACGTTTG CCGACTTCGAGAGGTTTGCGGAAACGTACCCCGACTTTGCAGAGGAATACCTGTACCCCGACCAGACGCGCTTCCAGAGCGGCGCACAGACGCCCCCAGCCCTGACCGCCAACGGCTTCTGCACTGACTTCAGCCCCGAAAACGCGGGCATCGGGCCCGAGCCTTTGTGTAAGAAACTGGACTAG
- the LPCAT1 gene encoding lysophosphatidylcholine acyltransferase 1 isoform X1, translated as MRLRGRDSRAAPASSAGTSDARRLAPPGRNPFVHELRLSALQKAQVTIMTLTLFPVRLLFAACMMLLAWPLALVASLGSAEREPEQPLASWRKVVDVLLRAIMRTMWFAGGFHHVAVKGRQALPSEAAILTLAPHSSYFDAIPVTMTMSSIVMKAESRDIPIWGTLIKYIRPVFVSRSDQDSRRKTVEEIKRRAQSGGKWPQIMIFPEGTCTNRTCLITFKPGAFIPGVPVQPVVLRYPNRLDTITWTWQGPGALKILWLTLCQFHNQVEIEFLPVYSPSEEERKDPALYASNVRRVMAEALGVSVTDYTFEDCQLALAEGQLRLPEDTCLLEFARLVRGLGLKPEKLDRALDRHAERAGAKPGGRVTLPEFAAQLGVPVSEALEDLFSLFDEGGGGEIDLREYVVALSVVCRPSQTLDTVRLAFQMYGSRDGSIDQGALSCILRTALGVAELSVAELFHAIDQEETGKITFADFERFAETYPDFAEEYLYPDQTRFQSGAQTPPALTANGFCTDFSPENAGIGPEPLCKKLD; from the exons GTCACCATCATGACACTGACGCTCTTCCCCGTCCGCCTGCTGTTTGCCGCCTGCATGATGCTGCTGGCCTGGCCCTTGGCGCTCGTGGCCTCGCTGGGATCCGCTGAGAGGGAACCGGAACAGCCCCTGGCCTCGTGGAGGAA GGTCGTGGACGTTCTGCTCAGGGCCATCATGCGCACCATGTGGTTCGCCGGCGGCTTCCACCACGTGGCTGTGAAGGGGCGGCAGGCACTGCCCTCCGAGGCCGCCATCCTCACCCTGGCACCACACTCCTCCTACTTCGATGCCATCCCCGTCACCATGACAATGTCCTCCATCGTGATGAAGGCGGAGAGCAGAGACATCCCGATATGGGGAA CTCTGATAAAGTACATTCGGCCCGTGTTCGTGTCCCGATCAGACCAGGATTCCCGCAGGAAGACGGTGGAAGAGATCAAGAGGCGGGCGCAGTCCGGTGGGAAGTGGCCGCAG ATAATGATTTTCCCAGAAGGCACCTGTACCAACAGGACCTGCCTGATCACCTTCAAACCTG GCGCGTTCATCCCGGGCGTCCCCGTGCAGCCCGTGGTTCTGCGGTACCCAAACAGACTG GACACCATCACGTGGACGTGGCAAGGACCTGGAGC gttGAAAATCCTGTGGCTCACGCTGTGTCAGTTTCACAATCAAGTGGAAATTGAG TTCCTGCCCGTGTACAGCCCCtcggaggaggagaggaaggacccCGCCCTGTACGCCAGCAACGTGCGGCGCGTGATGGCAGA GGCCCTGGGCGTGTCCGTAACTGACTACACGTTTGAAGACTGCCAGCTGGCCCTAgcggaaggccagctccgcctgCCCGAGGACACCTGCCTTCTAGAGTTTGCCAGGCTGGTGAGGGGCCTGGG GCTAAAACCAGAAAAACTTGACCGAGCTCTGGACAGACACGCGGAACGTGCTGGGGCGAAGCCGGGCGGGAGGGTGACGCTCCCCGAGTTCGCCGCGCAGCTGGGGGTCCCCGTGTCGGAGGCGCTGGAGGACCTGTTCTCCCTGTTTGACGAG GGCGGAGGCGGCGAGATAGACCTGCGGGAGTACGTGGTCGCCTTGTCCGTCGTGTGCCGGCCGTCCCAGACCCTGGACACCGTCCGGCTGGCATTCCAG ATGTACGGGTCCCGGGACGGCAGCATCGACCAGGGCGCCCTGTCGTGCATCCTCAGGACTGCCTTGGGGGTGGCCGAGCTGAGCGTGGCCGAGCTTTTCCATGCCATCGACCAAGAGGAGACGGGGAAGATCACGTTTG CCGACTTCGAGAGGTTTGCGGAAACGTACCCCGACTTTGCAGAGGAATACCTGTACCCCGACCAGACGCGCTTCCAGAGCGGCGCACAGACGCCCCCAGCCCTGACCGCCAACGGCTTCTGCACTGACTTCAGCCCCGAAAACGCGGGCATCGGGCCCGAGCCTTTGTGTAAGAAACTGGACTAG